In Companilactobacillus allii, one genomic interval encodes:
- a CDS encoding DUF368 domain-containing protein, translated as MQNKQENFFIRFFKGVIIALGFILPGVSGGVLAAILGIYERLLHFMAHIRQNFKTDFMYFLPVGIGGIVGIGLLSKPLEFLLQHYQVIVLWGFAGAIIGTIPSLVRASTSRSRRDMVDVLWFFFMLIFGGLFLFFMSKIFGTIPANFIGFVIAGMLIALGVLVPGLSPSNLLLILGLYTPMLTGFKNFDITGVFLPIALGGIIAMVLFSKGMEFLIEHHHSRVYHFILGIVLASTILILIPNPYSTETISYSGITPLTIILSLIAFIAGVVLGLWMSSLENKYK; from the coding sequence ATGCAAAATAAACAAGAGAATTTTTTCATCCGCTTTTTCAAGGGTGTCATAATTGCACTTGGGTTTATTTTACCAGGTGTCTCAGGTGGTGTTTTAGCTGCTATCCTAGGCATCTATGAAAGATTGCTCCATTTTATGGCACATATCCGCCAAAACTTCAAAACTGACTTCATGTATTTTCTACCCGTTGGGATCGGTGGGATAGTTGGTATTGGCCTTCTTTCTAAGCCGTTGGAGTTTTTACTGCAGCATTACCAAGTCATCGTTTTGTGGGGATTCGCCGGTGCGATTATCGGTACTATACCTTCATTGGTGCGTGCTTCAACTTCCCGTAGCCGACGTGATATGGTAGACGTATTGTGGTTTTTCTTTATGTTAATATTTGGTGGATTATTCTTATTCTTCATGAGTAAGATATTTGGAACTATCCCAGCCAATTTTATTGGGTTTGTTATTGCTGGAATGTTGATTGCCTTGGGAGTTTTAGTTCCGGGACTAAGCCCTTCGAACCTTTTACTCATACTGGGACTTTATACACCGATGCTAACCGGATTCAAAAATTTTGATATAACCGGCGTGTTCCTACCGATTGCCCTTGGTGGAATCATTGCTATGGTGCTGTTCTCTAAAGGGATGGAATTTTTGATTGAACATCATCATTCACGTGTATATCACTTTATTTTGGGTATTGTTCTAGCTAGTACAATATTGATTTTGATTCCAAATCCTTACTCAACTGAAACCATTAGCTATTCTGGTATTACCCCACTAACAATTATCCTCAGCTTAATTGCATTCATTGCTGGAGTTGTACTGGGACTTTGGATGAGTAGCCTTGAAAATAAATATAAGTAA
- a CDS encoding DUF1905 domain-containing protein, protein MNKTYKYSATIQASKVGKGGAFVEFPYDIRKEFGKGRIKVHATFDNVDYYGSVVNMGVTNPDGSICYIIGIRKDIRQAIDKDIGDSVDVCIVER, encoded by the coding sequence ATGAACAAAACTTATAAGTACAGCGCCACTATCCAAGCTTCAAAAGTTGGTAAAGGTGGAGCATTTGTGGAATTTCCTTATGATATTCGTAAAGAGTTTGGTAAAGGACGCATTAAAGTTCACGCTACTTTTGATAACGTGGATTATTACGGTAGCGTTGTTAATATGGGTGTCACAAATCCTGATGGATCGATCTGCTATATTATTGGGATTCGTAAAGATATCCGACAGGCTATTGATAAGGATATTGGTGATAGCGTTGATGTTTGTATTGTTGAAAGATAA
- the tsaD gene encoding tRNA (adenosine(37)-N6)-threonylcarbamoyltransferase complex transferase subunit TsaD has product MSFESSCDETSVAVIKNGKEILSNIIATQIKSHQRFGGVVPEVASRHHVEEITRCIKLAMDEANVGYEDLDAVAVTYGPGLVGSLLIGIMAAKTVAFAHDLPLIKVNHLAGHIYSANFVSDLKYPFMALLVSGGHTELVLVKAPGEFETLGDTRDDAVGEAYDKIGRVLGINYPAGKKVDQMAAIGNDVFDFPRAMVQEDNLDFSFSGLKSSFINRVHHADQIHEELNKDDLAASFQGAVLDILSNKTFRALKQHPVNQLVVAGGVAANQGLRKRLKEDIEKRNLDMELIFPPLRLCGDNAAMIGAIAQIQYEKGDFADLDLNSDPSLDF; this is encoded by the coding sequence ATGTCGTTTGAGAGTAGTTGTGACGAAACTAGTGTTGCAGTTATTAAAAATGGTAAGGAAATATTATCGAATATAATTGCCACACAAATAAAGAGTCATCAACGATTCGGTGGTGTGGTACCAGAAGTAGCAAGTCGACACCACGTTGAAGAAATCACACGCTGTATAAAACTTGCAATGGATGAAGCAAATGTTGGCTATGAGGACTTGGACGCTGTTGCAGTTACTTACGGTCCAGGATTAGTTGGCTCATTGTTGATTGGTATAATGGCTGCTAAAACAGTAGCTTTTGCTCATGATTTGCCATTGATAAAAGTGAATCATTTGGCGGGACATATTTATTCAGCAAATTTTGTTTCCGATTTGAAGTACCCATTCATGGCCTTATTAGTTTCTGGTGGACATACAGAATTGGTCTTGGTTAAGGCTCCTGGTGAGTTTGAAACATTGGGTGATACTAGGGATGACGCAGTTGGTGAAGCTTATGACAAAATTGGTCGTGTTCTAGGTATTAATTATCCGGCTGGTAAAAAAGTTGATCAGATGGCAGCAATCGGTAATGATGTATTTGATTTTCCACGAGCTATGGTTCAAGAAGATAATTTGGACTTTAGTTTTAGTGGATTGAAGAGTTCATTTATTAATCGAGTTCACCATGCTGATCAAATTCATGAGGAATTAAACAAAGATGATTTAGCAGCTAGTTTCCAAGGTGCTGTTCTAGACATCTTGAGTAACAAGACATTTCGTGCTTTGAAACAACATCCGGTAAATCAGCTTGTAGTTGCTGGTGGCGTTGCTGCCAATCAAGGACTCCGTAAGCGATTGAAAGAAGATATCGAAAAGCGTAACTTGGATATGGAGTTGATTTTCCCACCATTGCGACTTTGTGGTGATAATGCGGCCATGATTGGTGCCATTGCCCAGATTCAATATGAGAAGGGTGATTTTGCTGATTTGGATTTGAATTCTGATCCTAGTTTGGATTTTTAA
- the rimI gene encoding ribosomal protein S18-alanine N-acetyltransferase: MLRKFKQTIWPTGHVENFSFEKQSVSIDGRHFTLRKSEMKDTKEFMDIQEQVYSKPVPWPLDIVSMELRNKNALYLSLIEEPTCVAFIGVSLKDKKEAHITNIAVVPKLQHLGIGHLFINQIFDYCRKRGFSSLSLEADIENESAISLYRAFGFKTRTIHEKYYFRNHHDALEMVVDL; the protein is encoded by the coding sequence ATGTTGAGGAAGTTTAAACAGACTATTTGGCCAACAGGACATGTAGAAAATTTCTCTTTTGAAAAACAGTCGGTTAGTATTGATGGTAGACATTTCACCTTGCGCAAATCTGAAATGAAAGATACCAAGGAATTCATGGATATTCAAGAACAGGTATACTCTAAGCCAGTTCCGTGGCCTTTGGATATCGTTAGTATGGAATTGAGAAACAAAAATGCTTTGTATTTGTCATTAATAGAAGAACCCACTTGTGTAGCGTTTATTGGCGTGTCTTTAAAAGATAAAAAAGAAGCCCATATAACCAATATTGCTGTTGTTCCGAAGTTACAGCATTTGGGGATAGGACATCTTTTTATTAATCAGATTTTTGATTATTGTCGCAAACGTGGTTTCTCAAGTCTCTCACTTGAAGCAGATATTGAGAATGAGTCGGCAATTAGTTTGTATAGAGCATTTGGGTTTAAAACAAGAACTATTCATGAAAAGTATTATTTTAGAAATCATCATGACGCATTAGAGATGGTGGTGGATCTATAG
- the tsaB gene encoding tRNA (adenosine(37)-N6)-threonylcarbamoyltransferase complex dimerization subunit type 1 TsaB, with amino-acid sequence MKILAFDTSNKPLSVALVEDGKTLAHIESTEKKTHSITLLPDIQKSLKESNLSVDDIDMIAVADGPGSYTGVRIAVTVAKTLAFTLNKPLVGISSLELLAANGDEGMFIVPLMDARNDNAFAGVYQKKQGKIVNIVEDHHTSMDKLLDLLQKYDEDKLEFINATQNLTDLIREHSHAKIITSEDSLPDATKLAKLAEHTEPVKDIDNFIPTYLRLTQAEHDWYEKGNKDDGNVSYVEEV; translated from the coding sequence ATGAAAATTTTAGCTTTCGATACATCAAATAAGCCGTTAAGCGTTGCCCTAGTAGAAGATGGTAAAACTTTGGCACATATAGAATCTACTGAAAAGAAGACACACAGTATTACTTTGTTGCCAGATATTCAGAAATCTTTGAAAGAATCTAACTTATCAGTTGATGATATTGATATGATTGCTGTGGCCGATGGTCCAGGTTCTTATACTGGAGTTCGTATAGCTGTTACAGTTGCTAAAACATTAGCATTCACTTTGAATAAACCCTTGGTCGGTATATCTAGCCTTGAACTTCTCGCTGCCAATGGGGACGAAGGGATGTTTATTGTACCTTTGATGGATGCCAGAAATGACAATGCATTTGCTGGAGTCTACCAAAAGAAACAAGGTAAAATTGTTAATATTGTTGAAGATCATCATACATCAATGGATAAACTGTTGGATCTTCTTCAAAAGTACGATGAGGATAAACTAGAATTTATTAATGCCACTCAAAACTTAACCGATCTTATTCGAGAACATTCGCATGCAAAAATTATAACTAGTGAAGATAGCTTGCCTGATGCAACTAAACTCGCTAAATTGGCCGAACACACTGAGCCAGTTAAGGATATCGATAATTTTATTCCGACATATCTAAGACTTACTCAGGCAGAACATGATTGGTATGAAAAAGGTAATAAAGATGATGGGAATGTTTCCTATGTTGAGGAAGTTTAA
- a CDS encoding folate family ECF transporter S component, producing the protein MNTKSRISVHELTWMALLIAMQMVLSKMSIGSNTLKVGFSFIAIGLMGYYFGPYKAAIANVIADIISNVVMPASTGFFWGFTFSALVAGLIYGFMLYNHKVTIWRVLLTIVLITVVVNTLLNTLWIQMITNLPYMTLLIPRLVKEAFSLVYQTGLLYIILKWISNTRFNRIGR; encoded by the coding sequence ATGAATACGAAAAGTCGTATTAGTGTCCATGAACTTACATGGATGGCGTTATTAATTGCAATGCAGATGGTGTTGAGCAAAATGTCGATAGGTAGTAATACCTTGAAAGTTGGGTTTAGCTTCATTGCGATAGGACTAATGGGATATTACTTCGGACCTTATAAAGCAGCAATTGCTAATGTAATTGCCGATATTATTAGTAACGTTGTGATGCCTGCATCGACCGGATTTTTCTGGGGTTTCACATTTTCAGCGTTAGTAGCAGGACTTATTTATGGGTTTATGCTATATAACCACAAGGTTACTATCTGGAGAGTATTGCTAACGATAGTATTGATAACAGTAGTTGTTAATACCTTGTTGAATACTTTGTGGATTCAAATGATAACTAACTTACCATATATGACATTGTTGATTCCTAGACTTGTCAAAGAAGCATTCAGTTTGGTATATCAAACTGGATTGTTATACATTATCCTTAAATGGATAAGTAATACTAGATTTAACAGAATCGGTCGCTAA
- a CDS encoding acyl-[acyl-carrier-protein] thioesterase, translated as MAEQIYSQEIEFPFYFANLTGDMRLSALVDAMLLISEKQLHESDSDSSEMVQRGLGWVVVQYHMDIKKMPTLGQKLKVSTRATSYNKYFFYRDFWIDDLDGNRMVDLTSAFVIIDINKRKMVSASEQLTDFFGAEEITKIKRFARLREPKKFEIKKSQHIGYYNIDVNRHVNNSYYFDWMVDSLGIDFVERHRAKSMDIKYDKELNIESEPEIYASIDKDNLVTTHWIKSNGELNAVAQITWEEK; from the coding sequence ATGGCAGAACAAATTTATTCACAGGAAATAGAATTCCCTTTTTATTTCGCTAATTTAACTGGTGACATGCGTCTTTCGGCACTTGTAGATGCAATGTTACTAATATCAGAAAAACAACTCCATGAGTCCGATTCTGACAGCTCAGAGATGGTACAAAGAGGATTAGGATGGGTTGTTGTACAATATCACATGGATATTAAGAAAATGCCTACTTTGGGTCAAAAATTGAAGGTAAGTACTCGTGCAACTAGCTACAATAAGTACTTCTTTTATCGTGACTTTTGGATAGATGACTTGGACGGTAATCGAATGGTCGATCTAACTAGTGCGTTTGTTATTATCGATATTAATAAACGTAAAATGGTTAGTGCATCGGAACAATTGACTGATTTCTTTGGGGCAGAAGAGATAACGAAAATCAAACGCTTTGCTAGATTACGTGAGCCTAAGAAATTTGAAATTAAAAAATCTCAGCATATCGGATATTACAATATTGATGTTAATCGTCATGTGAATAATTCTTATTACTTTGATTGGATGGTCGACTCTCTAGGAATAGACTTTGTTGAGAGACATCGTGCTAAGAGTATGGACATCAAGTATGATAAGGAATTGAATATTGAAAGTGAACCTGAGATCTATGCATCTATAGACAAAGATAATCTTGTTACAACTCATTGGATAAAGAGTAATGGCGAGTTAAATGCAGTTGCACAGATTACTTGGGAAGAAAAATAA
- the rsmI gene encoding 16S rRNA (cytidine(1402)-2'-O)-methyltransferase, with protein sequence MNEQRSFVNNSKGCLFLVPTPIGNLEDMTFRAVKTLQDADLIAAEDTRNTKFLLNHFEITTDLISFHEHNTAQRIPELIEKMNAGVSIAQVSDAGTPSISDPGKELVKAAIEADIAVVPLPGASASTTALIASGIEPQPFYFYGFLPRKGKERTEALDNLSNRVETSIIYESPYRVVKTVEDLKRFFGGDRRITLARELTKIHEAFLRGTIDQAIEYYQDHDPKGEYVLILSGKIIEEIEDMSDSEIINSIDLLIQSGEKPNRAIKEVASQNDLRKQIVYNLYHGIGKEE encoded by the coding sequence ATGAATGAACAAAGGAGTTTTGTTAATAATTCGAAGGGCTGCCTTTTTTTAGTGCCAACTCCAATTGGTAACTTAGAAGATATGACCTTTCGAGCTGTTAAAACTTTGCAGGATGCAGATTTAATCGCTGCTGAAGATACTAGAAATACCAAATTTTTACTGAATCATTTTGAAATAACAACTGATTTGATCAGTTTTCATGAACATAATACTGCACAACGTATTCCTGAACTTATTGAAAAAATGAATGCCGGTGTCAGTATTGCCCAAGTTAGTGATGCTGGAACTCCATCAATAAGTGATCCGGGAAAAGAACTTGTTAAAGCAGCAATTGAGGCAGATATCGCAGTTGTTCCACTTCCAGGCGCCAGTGCTTCAACGACTGCTTTGATTGCCTCAGGAATAGAACCACAACCATTTTATTTTTATGGATTTTTGCCCCGAAAGGGAAAAGAGCGTACAGAAGCATTAGACAACTTGTCTAATCGTGTTGAAACGTCGATTATTTATGAGTCACCATATCGTGTGGTTAAGACTGTTGAAGATCTGAAAAGGTTCTTTGGTGGTGATCGTAGGATAACTTTGGCACGTGAACTAACTAAGATTCACGAAGCTTTCTTACGTGGAACGATCGACCAAGCTATTGAATACTATCAAGACCATGATCCAAAAGGCGAGTATGTATTGATATTATCTGGTAAAATAATCGAAGAAATTGAAGATATGTCAGATTCTGAAATCATCAATTCAATCGACCTCTTGATACAATCTGGAGAGAAACCAAATAGAGCTATTAAAGAAGTAGCCAGCCAAAATGATTTGCGTAAGCAAATTGTTTATAACTTATATCACGGAATTGGAAAGGAAGAATAA
- a CDS encoding initiation control protein YabA: MAEKDLYEEFEAISNQLGNLSGQIDSLKEQLSKDLEEKEELKMENHNLRKQLEKLGYEDKSFNESELPTSRLNLEKLYHKGFHVCQQFYGSHRKENEECVFCLGVIYGNHSKPNKNK, translated from the coding sequence ATGGCAGAAAAAGATCTATATGAGGAGTTTGAGGCTATTTCTAATCAGCTAGGTAATTTAAGTGGACAAATAGATTCGCTTAAAGAACAATTGTCTAAGGATCTAGAGGAAAAAGAAGAGCTTAAGATGGAGAATCATAATCTGCGTAAACAATTAGAAAAATTAGGTTATGAAGATAAGAGTTTCAATGAAAGTGAATTGCCTACTTCACGCTTGAATCTAGAGAAGCTATATCACAAAGGATTTCACGTGTGCCAACAATTTTATGGTTCTCACCGTAAAGAAAACGAAGAATGTGTATTTTGTCTCGGTGTGATTTATGGAAATCACAGTAAACCAAATAAAAATAAGTAA